One segment of Curtobacterium poinsettiae DNA contains the following:
- a CDS encoding D-alanine--D-alanine ligase, whose amino-acid sequence MAELTRRHVVVVAGGISHERDVSLRSGRRVADSLTGYGWRVDLCDADAMLLPALAESRPDVVWPALHGASGEDGALRGILEAVDIPFVGSRSTSARLAWDKPTASALVARAGVRTPRSVTLSHDVFRELGAVGVLAAIATEHPVPLAVKPARGGSAQGVTLVDDVKDLPRAMVTAYTYCDDVVVEQLIRGTEVAVGIIDTGDGPVALSAVEIVPRNGIYGFEARYNAGETTFYTPARLSDEFAGAAAEAAVAAHTALGLRHLSRVDLIIDGAGTPWFLEANVLPGLTETSLLPQALSASGFDLGWTYAELAEQAIRDHRV is encoded by the coding sequence ATGGCCGAGCTCACCCGTCGTCACGTCGTCGTCGTAGCCGGAGGCATCTCGCACGAGCGTGACGTCTCCCTCCGCTCCGGCCGCCGGGTCGCCGACTCACTGACCGGCTACGGCTGGCGGGTCGACCTGTGCGACGCCGACGCGATGCTGCTTCCGGCTCTCGCCGAATCACGCCCGGACGTCGTGTGGCCGGCACTGCACGGCGCCTCCGGTGAGGACGGAGCCCTGCGGGGCATCCTGGAGGCCGTGGACATCCCGTTCGTCGGCTCACGTTCGACGTCAGCCCGGTTGGCATGGGACAAGCCGACGGCGTCAGCGCTGGTCGCCCGCGCCGGCGTCCGCACCCCTCGTTCGGTGACACTCTCCCACGACGTCTTCCGTGAGCTCGGCGCCGTCGGGGTCCTCGCGGCCATCGCGACCGAGCACCCGGTGCCGCTCGCCGTGAAGCCGGCGCGAGGTGGGAGCGCACAGGGCGTGACCCTCGTCGACGACGTCAAGGACCTGCCCCGGGCCATGGTGACGGCGTACACGTACTGTGACGACGTCGTGGTCGAGCAGCTCATCCGTGGGACCGAGGTCGCCGTGGGCATCATCGACACTGGAGACGGCCCCGTGGCGCTCTCCGCCGTGGAGATCGTGCCGCGCAACGGCATCTACGGGTTCGAGGCGCGTTACAACGCGGGGGAGACGACCTTCTACACGCCCGCGCGACTGTCCGACGAGTTCGCCGGAGCAGCCGCGGAGGCAGCGGTCGCCGCGCACACAGCGCTCGGACTCCGGCATCTGTCCCGTGTCGACCTGATCATCGACGGGGCCGGGACGCCTTGGTTCCTCGAGGCGAATGTGCTTCCCGGCCTCACGGAGACGTCGCTGCTCCCGCAGGCGCTGTCGGCGTCCGGCTTCGATCTTGGCTGGACCTACGCCGAGCTCGCCGAGCAAGCGATTCGGGACCACCGAGTCTGA
- the dnaA gene encoding chromosomal replication initiator protein DnaA codes for MTMPADPVEDLWSSVLGLLAEDPRITPQLHGFLNLVEPKGVLAGTLYLEVPNDLTRGMLEQRIRIPITEAVGRIGDDSVANFAITVNPDMASEPRVDPNVPEYAEPVQEAVEQSAAPRQYIEAPFVPSQIDSPGTSGRPESRLNPKYNFDNFVIGSSNRFAHAAAVAVAEAPAKAYNPLFIYGDSGLGKTHLLHAIGHYAESLYPGIRVRYVSSEEFTNDFINSIANNRSNQFQQRYRDIDILLIDDIQFLQGKDSTQEAFFHTFNTLHDHNKQVVITSDVAPKHLTGFEDRMRSRFEWGLITDVQAPELETRIAILRKKAQSDHLQVPDDILEFMASKVSSNIRELEGTLIRVTAFASLNRTAVDMALVQTVLKDLITLDEDNVVAPTDIINHTAEYFKLSVDDLYGSSRSQAIATARQIAMYLCRELTSLSLPKIGQLFGNRDHTTVMYANKKITELMKERRSIYNQVTELTSRIKQDRRYR; via the coding sequence ATGACGATGCCGGCCGACCCCGTCGAGGACCTCTGGTCATCCGTACTCGGACTCCTCGCCGAGGACCCCCGCATCACGCCGCAGCTCCACGGGTTCCTGAACCTGGTCGAGCCGAAGGGCGTGCTCGCCGGCACCCTGTACCTCGAGGTGCCGAACGACCTGACCCGGGGCATGCTCGAACAGCGCATCAGGATCCCGATCACCGAGGCGGTCGGTCGCATCGGTGACGACTCGGTCGCGAACTTCGCCATCACCGTCAACCCGGACATGGCATCGGAACCACGGGTGGACCCGAACGTCCCCGAGTACGCCGAGCCGGTGCAGGAAGCCGTCGAGCAGAGTGCCGCTCCGCGCCAGTACATCGAGGCGCCGTTCGTGCCGAGTCAGATCGACTCGCCCGGCACCAGCGGTCGGCCCGAGTCGCGACTCAACCCGAAGTACAACTTCGACAACTTCGTCATCGGCTCGTCGAACCGGTTCGCCCACGCCGCAGCGGTCGCCGTGGCCGAGGCACCCGCCAAGGCCTACAACCCGCTGTTCATCTACGGCGACTCCGGACTGGGCAAGACCCACCTGCTCCACGCCATCGGGCACTACGCCGAGAGCCTCTACCCGGGGATCCGCGTCCGGTACGTGTCGAGCGAGGAGTTCACGAACGACTTCATCAACTCGATCGCGAACAACCGCTCGAACCAGTTCCAGCAGCGGTACCGCGACATCGACATCCTGCTGATCGACGACATCCAGTTCCTGCAGGGGAAGGACTCCACCCAGGAGGCCTTCTTCCACACGTTCAACACCCTGCACGACCACAACAAGCAGGTCGTCATCACGTCGGACGTCGCGCCGAAGCACCTGACCGGGTTCGAGGACCGGATGCGGTCGCGCTTCGAGTGGGGCCTGATCACCGACGTACAGGCGCCCGAGCTCGAGACGCGCATCGCGATCCTCCGCAAGAAGGCTCAGTCCGACCACCTGCAGGTGCCCGACGACATCCTCGAGTTCATGGCGTCGAAGGTGTCGAGCAACATCCGCGAGCTCGAGGGCACCCTGATCCGGGTCACCGCGTTCGCGAGCCTCAACCGGACGGCCGTGGACATGGCCCTGGTGCAGACGGTCCTCAAGGACCTGATCACCCTCGACGAGGACAACGTCGTCGCGCCGACGGACATCATCAACCACACCGCGGAGTACTTCAAGCTCTCCGTCGACGACCTGTACGGGTCGTCCCGCTCCCAGGCGATCGCCACGGCACGACAGATCGCGATGTACCTGTGCCGTGAGCTGACGAGCCTGTCCCTGCCCAAGATCGGGCAGCTGTTCGGCAACCGCGACCACACCACGGTGATGTACGCGAACAAGAAGATCACCGAGCTGATGAAGGAGCGTCGGTCGATCTACAACCAGGTCACCGAGCTCACCAGCCGCATCAAGCAGGACCGCCGCTACCGCTGA
- the dnaN gene encoding DNA polymerase III subunit beta: MKFEVNRDVFSEAVSFAVKLLPQRTTLPILSGVLIHADGDRLTLSSFDYEVSAQTSISAQIDEPGTVLVSGRLLNDIASRLPNAPVSFTTEDAKISVSCGSAHFTLLSMPVEEYPTLPEIGPQTGVIPGDAFSEAVSQVAVAASRDDVTPVITGVQLEVGDNDLSLIATDRYRVAVRTIAWDSGRVGSDPLHALVPARTLQEVGRTFGSASTVSVSISGNSDRELIAFHADDKTVTSLLIKGNYPPVRRLFPETVNDHAVINTAELVEAVRRVSLVLEREAALRFSFTVDGLTLEAIGSEQAQASESISALLTGEETVVSLKPAFLLDGLNAVHSEFVRISFTKTENPNKPGPVLITGQTSQEAAATDGYRYLLQPNLLLR, encoded by the coding sequence GTGAAGTTCGAGGTCAACCGGGACGTCTTCTCCGAAGCCGTCTCCTTCGCAGTGAAGCTCCTCCCGCAGCGCACGACCCTCCCGATCCTCTCGGGCGTCCTGATCCACGCCGACGGTGATCGCCTGACGCTCTCGTCGTTCGACTACGAGGTCTCGGCGCAGACGTCCATCTCGGCCCAGATCGACGAGCCGGGCACGGTCCTGGTCTCCGGTCGCCTGCTGAACGACATCGCGAGCCGGCTGCCGAACGCCCCCGTGTCGTTCACCACCGAGGACGCGAAGATCTCCGTCTCCTGCGGTTCGGCGCACTTCACGCTGCTGTCCATGCCGGTCGAGGAGTACCCGACGCTGCCCGAGATCGGCCCGCAGACCGGTGTCATCCCCGGCGACGCGTTCTCCGAAGCGGTGTCGCAGGTCGCGGTCGCGGCCAGCCGCGACGACGTCACCCCCGTCATCACCGGCGTGCAGCTCGAGGTCGGCGACAACGACCTCTCCCTGATCGCGACGGACCGCTACCGCGTCGCCGTCCGCACCATCGCGTGGGACTCCGGCCGGGTCGGTTCGGACCCGCTGCACGCGCTGGTCCCGGCCCGCACCCTGCAGGAAGTCGGCCGCACGTTCGGTTCCGCGTCCACGGTGTCGGTGTCGATCAGCGGCAACTCCGACCGCGAGCTCATCGCGTTCCACGCCGACGACAAGACCGTGACGTCGCTGCTCATCAAGGGCAACTACCCGCCGGTCCGCCGGCTCTTCCCCGAGACCGTCAACGACCACGCGGTGATCAACACCGCGGAGCTCGTCGAGGCGGTCCGACGGGTCTCCCTCGTCCTGGAGCGCGAAGCAGCGCTCCGGTTCTCCTTCACGGTCGACGGGCTCACGCTCGAGGCGATCGGATCCGAACAAGCGCAGGCGTCAGAGTCGATCAGTGCGTTGTTGACCGGCGAGGAAACGGTGGTCTCGTTGAAGCCCGCCTTCCTCCTGGACGGGCTGAACGCGGTGCACTCCGAGTTCGTCCGCATCTCCTTCACCAAGACGGAGAACCCCAACAAGCCGGGCCCGGTGCTGATCACCGGCCAGACTTCGCAAGAGGCCGCAGCGACCGATGGATACCGGTACCTGCTGCAGCCG
- the rsmG gene encoding 16S rRNA (guanine(527)-N(7))-methyltransferase RsmG — MTEAPVPTEAAPVLEAEPIAAAGLFGDRIEVARSFTNELARRGEELGLIGPLELPRLWTRHILNSALLAPLLEARGRVADVGSGAGLPGLVLAIARPDVEFVLIEPMERRTDWLRNESDRLGLQNVTVLRGRAEDVADDVVVDQVTARAVSALSKLIPLTVPLVRSGGQLILMKGARVDEEIEKARKVILRKRLSDVEVLELGDGVVAETTRVFRATVD; from the coding sequence ATGACGGAGGCACCCGTCCCGACGGAGGCTGCACCGGTGCTCGAGGCTGAGCCCATCGCGGCCGCAGGGCTCTTCGGTGACCGGATCGAGGTCGCGCGCTCGTTCACGAACGAACTCGCGCGACGGGGTGAGGAGCTGGGCCTGATCGGCCCGCTCGAGCTTCCCCGCTTGTGGACACGACACATCCTCAATTCTGCATTGCTGGCACCGCTCCTGGAGGCCCGTGGTCGCGTTGCAGACGTCGGCTCGGGGGCAGGGTTGCCGGGTCTCGTGCTCGCGATCGCCCGGCCGGACGTTGAGTTCGTCCTCATCGAGCCGATGGAGCGACGGACGGATTGGCTTCGCAACGAGTCCGACCGTCTCGGCCTGCAGAACGTCACCGTGCTCCGCGGCCGTGCTGAGGACGTGGCTGACGACGTCGTCGTGGACCAGGTCACCGCACGGGCCGTCAGTGCGCTGTCGAAGCTCATTCCCCTCACCGTTCCCCTGGTCCGCTCGGGTGGGCAGCTCATCCTGATGAAGGGTGCGCGGGTCGACGAAGAGATCGAGAAGGCACGGAAGGTCATCCTCCGGAAGCGCCTCTCCGATGTCGAGGTACTCGAGCTCGGAGACGGTGTGGTTGCGGAGACCACCCGCGTCTTCCGGGCTACAGTTGACTGA
- the yidC gene encoding membrane protein insertase YidC translates to MDIIGFVLWPLKWVVSAILVGFHWIFESIGMDPNEGITWVLSIIFLTFVVRAALIPIFVRQIKSQRRMLEVAPQLKKIQDKYKGKKDQFSREAMSRETMALYKETGTNPLSSCLPLLLQMPIFFSLYSVLHEAQINKTGIGLLTNDLAASFGNAALFGAPLHETFTNASGWEVRAIAGFMIVVMTASQFITQLQLVAKNMSPETKESPMYRQQKMMLYILPLVFVISGLSFPLGVMFYWLASNVWTMAQQYFVIRSMPTPGSEAALAREARLAKKAQRRGTATPVLAEAGAGAGATEIEPVRVTTQRQQPVGKQRQKKNGKK, encoded by the coding sequence ATGGACATCATCGGATTCGTCCTCTGGCCGCTCAAATGGGTGGTCTCGGCCATCCTCGTCGGCTTCCACTGGATCTTCGAGAGCATCGGCATGGACCCGAACGAGGGCATCACGTGGGTGCTCTCGATCATCTTCCTGACGTTCGTCGTCCGCGCGGCGTTGATCCCGATCTTCGTCCGGCAGATCAAGTCGCAGCGCCGCATGCTCGAGGTCGCGCCCCAGCTGAAGAAGATCCAGGACAAGTACAAGGGCAAGAAGGACCAGTTCTCGCGTGAGGCCATGAGCCGCGAGACCATGGCGCTCTACAAGGAGACCGGGACCAACCCGCTCAGCTCCTGCCTGCCGCTGCTGCTGCAGATGCCGATCTTCTTCTCGCTGTACTCGGTGCTGCACGAGGCCCAGATCAACAAGACGGGCATCGGCCTGCTCACGAACGACCTCGCGGCGTCGTTCGGCAACGCGGCCCTGTTCGGTGCTCCCCTGCACGAGACGTTCACGAACGCCTCCGGGTGGGAGGTCCGTGCGATCGCGGGCTTCATGATCGTCGTGATGACGGCGTCGCAGTTCATCACGCAGCTGCAGCTCGTCGCCAAGAACATGTCGCCGGAGACCAAGGAGTCTCCGATGTACCGCCAGCAGAAGATGATGCTGTACATCCTCCCGCTGGTCTTCGTGATCTCGGGCCTGAGCTTCCCCCTCGGCGTCATGTTCTACTGGCTCGCCTCGAACGTCTGGACGATGGCGCAGCAGTACTTCGTCATCCGCAGCATGCCGACGCCCGGCTCCGAAGCAGCACTGGCCCGTGAAGCCCGCCTGGCCAAGAAGGCACAGCGTCGCGGGACCGCCACCCCGGTCCTCGCCGAGGCCGGTGCCGGCGCCGGCGCGACGGAGATCGAGCCCGTGCGCGTGACCACCCAGCGTCAGCAGCCGGTCGGCAAGCAGCGCCAGAAGAAGAACGGGAAGAAGTAA
- a CDS encoding ParA family protein, producing the protein MSSSTDYDASTPLAREIADLNRRRRAIATQQFPLPAETRIITVSNQKGGVGKTTTTVNLAAGLAHGGARVLVIDLDPQGNASTALGVDHQAEVASIYDVIVDEAPMADTVQASPESDTLWCVPATIHLAGAEIELVSLVAREQRLRTALDMYLQSLDEPYHYVFIDCPPSLGLLTINAFVAAQEVLIPIQCEYYALEGLSQLLRNIELIERHLNPNLRVSTILLTMYDSRTNLSNQVANDVREHFGDQVLKAMIPRSVRVSEAPSYGQSVVAYDVNSTGSLSYLEAAAEIAARGAKH; encoded by the coding sequence TTGAGTTCATCGACCGACTACGACGCGTCGACACCGCTCGCTCGCGAGATCGCCGACCTGAACCGTCGCCGGCGTGCGATCGCCACGCAACAGTTCCCCCTGCCTGCTGAGACACGGATCATCACCGTCTCGAACCAGAAGGGTGGCGTCGGCAAGACGACGACGACCGTCAACCTGGCCGCCGGTCTCGCTCACGGTGGTGCTCGTGTACTGGTGATCGACCTGGACCCGCAGGGCAATGCCTCGACGGCACTCGGCGTGGACCACCAGGCGGAAGTCGCGAGCATCTACGACGTGATCGTCGACGAGGCTCCGATGGCCGACACCGTGCAGGCCTCCCCCGAGTCGGACACGCTCTGGTGCGTGCCGGCAACGATTCACCTCGCCGGCGCCGAGATCGAACTCGTCTCCCTGGTGGCACGAGAACAGCGGCTCCGGACTGCACTCGACATGTACCTGCAGTCCCTGGACGAGCCCTACCACTACGTGTTCATCGACTGCCCGCCGTCGCTGGGTTTGTTGACCATCAACGCGTTCGTTGCCGCACAAGAGGTACTCATCCCGATCCAGTGCGAGTACTACGCACTCGAGGGTCTGAGCCAGCTGCTACGGAACATCGAACTGATCGAGCGCCACCTCAATCCGAACCTCCGCGTCTCGACGATTCTTCTGACGATGTACGACAGCCGCACGAACCTGTCGAACCAGGTGGCGAACGACGTCCGTGAGCACTTCGGTGACCAGGTGCTCAAGGCGATGATCCCCCGCTCCGTCCGCGTGAGCGAAGCACCGAGCTACGGGCAGAGCGTCGTCGCCTACGACGTGAACTCCACCGGGTCGCTGTCCTACCTGGAAGCGGCCGCCGAGATCGCAGCACGAGGAGCGAAGCACTGA
- a CDS encoding PLP-dependent aminotransferase family protein: MTNGNSLDPWYDSYAQRTAGLSASEVRALFAVASRPEVVSLAGGMPFVSALPRELVTGSLDRVMTEHSAMALQYGGGQGLRSLREHIVDVMSLEGIRASAEDVVVTTGSQHALDLVTRLFIDPGDVVLAESPSYVGAIGVFRSYQAETVHVTTDELGLVPEALREAIANLRTQGKRIKFLYTIPNFHNPAGVTMSRERRIEVLDICRSNNILVLEDNPYGLLWFDEPAPQAIRSIDEEGVVYLGSFSKTLAPGFRVGWALAPHAIREKLVLANESAVLAPNSFGQYVVNAYLDAADWKGQVDTFRGIYAERRDAMLSALGEFLPDLSWTKPNGGFFVWLTLPESLDSKGMLPRAVKELVAYTPGTAFYADGRGGGHIRLSFCYPTPEQIRVGVKRLANVVNDELELIETFGPTTRPNTVVRQTSTVSAPPPNIS, encoded by the coding sequence ATGACGAACGGCAACAGCCTCGACCCCTGGTACGACTCCTACGCCCAGCGCACCGCCGGGCTGAGCGCCTCCGAGGTCCGAGCCCTGTTCGCCGTCGCCTCGCGCCCCGAAGTGGTCTCGTTGGCTGGCGGCATGCCGTTCGTCTCCGCGCTCCCCAGAGAGCTCGTCACGGGCTCCCTGGACCGTGTCATGACCGAGCACTCCGCCATGGCGCTCCAGTACGGCGGCGGACAGGGCCTGCGGTCCCTCCGCGAGCACATCGTGGACGTCATGAGCCTCGAGGGCATCCGTGCCAGCGCCGAAGACGTCGTGGTCACCACGGGCTCGCAGCACGCCCTCGACCTCGTCACACGGCTGTTCATCGACCCGGGTGACGTCGTGCTCGCCGAGTCGCCGTCCTACGTCGGCGCGATCGGCGTCTTCCGGTCGTACCAGGCCGAGACGGTGCACGTGACGACGGACGAACTCGGACTCGTCCCCGAGGCGCTGCGCGAGGCGATCGCGAACCTCCGCACCCAGGGCAAGCGGATCAAGTTCCTCTACACGATCCCGAACTTCCACAACCCGGCCGGCGTCACGATGAGCCGCGAGCGCCGCATCGAGGTGCTCGACATCTGCCGGTCCAACAACATCCTCGTGCTCGAGGACAACCCGTACGGGCTCCTGTGGTTCGACGAGCCGGCGCCGCAGGCCATCCGATCGATCGACGAAGAGGGCGTGGTGTACCTCGGCTCCTTCTCGAAGACCCTCGCACCAGGGTTCCGCGTGGGCTGGGCGCTCGCGCCCCACGCCATCCGCGAGAAGCTCGTGCTCGCCAACGAATCGGCCGTGCTCGCGCCGAACTCCTTCGGCCAGTACGTCGTGAACGCGTACCTCGACGCCGCGGACTGGAAGGGCCAGGTCGACACCTTCCGAGGGATCTACGCCGAGCGCCGTGACGCCATGCTGTCGGCGCTGGGAGAGTTCCTGCCGGACCTGTCCTGGACGAAGCCGAACGGTGGCTTCTTCGTGTGGCTGACCCTGCCCGAGTCCCTCGACTCGAAGGGCATGCTGCCGCGCGCGGTCAAGGAACTCGTGGCCTACACGCCCGGCACCGCGTTCTACGCGGACGGACGCGGGGGCGGACACATCCGTCTGTCGTTCTGCTACCCGACCCCGGAGCAGATCCGGGTGGGGGTCAAGCGCCTGGCCAACGTCGTCAACGACGAACTCGAACTCATCGAGACCTTCGGCCCGACGACCCGACCGAACACCGTGGTCCGCCAGACGTCCACGGTCAGCGCACCGCCGCCGAACATCTCCTGA
- the rpmH gene encoding 50S ribosomal protein L34, whose protein sequence is MSKRTFQPNNRRRAKKHGFRLRMRTRAGRAILSARRAKGRTELSA, encoded by the coding sequence ATGAGCAAGCGCACCTTCCAGCCGAACAACCGCCGCCGCGCCAAGAAGCACGGCTTCCGCCTCCGCATGCGGACGCGTGCCGGCCGCGCCATCCTGTCGGCGCGCCGCGCCAAGGGCCGTACCGAGCTCTCGGCCTGA
- a CDS encoding ParB/RepB/Spo0J family partition protein, with product MAPKRTGLGRGIGALIPTATDQQDRPVDVFFPTGGSPASAPTADELVAVPGARLANLNPLDVIPNAQQPRKEFREEELQELVHSIREIGVLQPIVVRPIPGATGTEPQYELIMGERRLRATKELGLSTIPAIVKDTPDDAMLRDALLENLHRAQLNPLEEASAYQQLLADFGITQEQLGQRIGRSRPQITNTIRLLRLPSPVQRRVAAGVLSAGHARAILAAPDAEAMEYLAEKIVNEDLSVRAAEAIAQQLSAKTPAAKPKPEPSKRQAHFNDLAERLGDRLNTRVKIAVGARKSSVTIDFANGDDLNRILGELGVEDLEG from the coding sequence ATGGCACCGAAGCGAACCGGACTCGGCCGAGGCATCGGCGCCCTGATCCCGACCGCGACCGATCAGCAGGACCGTCCCGTCGACGTGTTCTTCCCGACCGGTGGTTCGCCGGCATCCGCTCCGACCGCGGACGAGCTGGTAGCCGTGCCCGGTGCACGACTTGCCAACCTCAATCCGCTGGACGTGATCCCGAACGCCCAGCAGCCGCGGAAGGAGTTCCGCGAGGAGGAGCTCCAAGAGCTCGTCCACTCGATCCGTGAGATCGGTGTCCTGCAGCCGATCGTCGTCCGGCCGATCCCGGGCGCCACGGGCACCGAGCCCCAGTACGAGCTCATCATGGGTGAACGCCGTCTGCGTGCCACGAAGGAACTCGGCCTGAGCACGATCCCGGCGATCGTGAAGGACACCCCCGACGACGCGATGCTGCGCGACGCGCTGCTGGAGAACCTCCACCGGGCACAGCTCAACCCCCTGGAAGAGGCGTCGGCGTACCAGCAGCTCCTGGCGGACTTCGGGATCACGCAGGAGCAGCTCGGCCAGCGCATCGGACGGTCGCGTCCGCAGATCACGAACACGATCCGACTCCTGCGACTCCCCTCCCCCGTCCAGCGGCGTGTGGCCGCAGGCGTGCTCTCCGCCGGGCACGCTCGGGCCATCCTCGCCGCACCCGACGCGGAGGCCATGGAGTACCTGGCCGAGAAGATCGTCAACGAGGACCTTTCCGTCCGCGCGGCTGAGGCGATCGCGCAGCAGCTGTCAGCCAAGACGCCCGCGGCGAAGCCGAAGCCCGAGCCGTCGAAGCGTCAGGCGCACTTCAACGATCTCGCTGAGCGGCTCGGCGATCGCCTCAACACGCGTGTGAAGATCGCAGTCGGTGCCCGCAAGAGTTCTGTCACCATCGACTTCGCGAACGGCGACGACCTCAATCGGATCCTCGGCGAGCTCGGGGTGGAGGACCTCGAGGGCTGA
- the trxA gene encoding thioredoxin, with translation MSNAKAVTDATFSDEVLKSDKTILVDFWAEWCGPCRAVSPILDQIAEEHAGKIEIVKLNVDDNPQSAMNYQITSIPAMKVFKGGEVVKTVIGAKPKPALEADLAEFLA, from the coding sequence ATGTCCAACGCCAAGGCTGTCACCGACGCCACCTTCTCGGACGAGGTCCTCAAGTCCGACAAGACGATCCTCGTCGACTTCTGGGCTGAGTGGTGTGGCCCGTGTCGCGCGGTCTCGCCGATCCTCGACCAGATCGCCGAAGAGCACGCCGGCAAGATCGAGATCGTGAAGCTCAACGTGGACGACAACCCCCAGTCGGCCATGAACTACCAGATCACGTCGATCCCGGCGATGAAGGTCTTCAAGGGCGGCGAGGTCGTCAAGACCGTCATCGGTGCCAAGCCGAAGCCCGCGCTCGAGGCCGATCTCGCCGAGTTCCTCGCGTAG
- the yidD gene encoding membrane protein insertion efficiency factor YidD, producing MNRTLWTRLAWVIALLPRNACVVVLRAYRAVISPLYGNVCRYHPSCSRYALEAIQQYGVVRGSAMGAWRIARCNPWAAGGIDDVRERRHPFVVNRFGFVLAPIPQQPHPAVGTARPVLLPQRTRKA from the coding sequence ATGAACCGCACTCTGTGGACCCGGCTTGCCTGGGTCATCGCGTTGCTCCCACGCAACGCGTGCGTCGTCGTGCTCCGGGCCTACCGTGCGGTGATCTCCCCGCTGTACGGCAACGTCTGCCGCTACCACCCGTCGTGCTCCCGGTACGCCCTCGAGGCGATCCAGCAGTACGGCGTCGTGCGCGGATCCGCCATGGGCGCCTGGCGCATCGCCCGCTGCAACCCCTGGGCTGCTGGTGGTATCGACGACGTCAGGGAACGTCGTCACCCGTTCGTCGTCAACCGGTTCGGGTTCGTCCTCGCGCCGATCCCGCAGCAGCCGCACCCCGCGGTCGGAACGGCCCGGCCGGTCCTGCTCCCCCAGCGCACTCGAAAGGCGTAG
- the rnpA gene encoding ribonuclease P protein component gives MLASANRIVRGDDYRNVVRRGRKSATAHVVVSVVRQPADRNGPTRFGFIVAKTVGNAVTRNLIRRRLKAIAHDLLVERPQGFDVVVRVLPAASQAGWPTLLEDVTRSFARGVEKAA, from the coding sequence GTGTTGGCCAGCGCCAACCGCATCGTGCGCGGGGATGACTACCGGAACGTCGTGCGTCGTGGTCGCAAGAGCGCCACGGCGCACGTCGTCGTCTCCGTGGTCCGTCAACCGGCCGACCGCAACGGACCGACGCGGTTCGGCTTCATCGTCGCGAAGACGGTGGGGAACGCCGTGACCCGGAACCTGATCAGGCGGCGGCTCAAGGCGATCGCGCACGACCTGCTCGTCGAGCGCCCTCAGGGCTTCGACGTGGTGGTCCGTGTACTGCCAGCCGCATCGCAGGCCGGATGGCCTACCCTGCTCGAAGACGTCACGCGCTCCTTCGCGCGCGGGGTGGAGAAGGCAGCATGA
- a CDS encoding protein jag → MDTETEDARDEADIAADYIEELLDICDLDGDIEIEERAGRVYLSVTDDGEALRVLSKPDTVTALQELTRIAVQAETGEFSRLILDVGGSRDARADELQRLVDTAVERIEAGSSSAALPPMSSYERKLVHDLVAEKGFHSESEGEGRDRHTVVTR, encoded by the coding sequence ATGGACACCGAGACCGAGGACGCCCGCGACGAAGCGGACATCGCGGCGGACTACATCGAGGAGCTCCTCGACATCTGCGACCTCGACGGCGACATCGAGATCGAGGAGCGCGCCGGTCGTGTGTACCTGTCGGTCACCGATGACGGCGAAGCACTCCGCGTGCTGTCGAAGCCGGACACCGTGACGGCGTTGCAGGAGCTCACCCGGATCGCCGTGCAGGCGGAGACCGGCGAGTTCAGCCGGCTCATCCTCGACGTCGGTGGCTCGCGGGACGCCCGTGCTGACGAGCTGCAGCGGCTCGTGGACACCGCCGTCGAGCGCATCGAAGCCGGTTCGTCGTCGGCTGCGCTGCCCCCGATGTCGTCCTACGAGCGCAAGCTGGTGCACGACCTGGTCGCAGAGAAGGGCTTCCACTCGGAGTCCGAGGGTGAGGGTCGGGACCGCCACACGGTCGTCACCCGATGA